A genomic region of Saccopteryx bilineata isolate mSacBil1 chromosome 1, mSacBil1_pri_phased_curated, whole genome shotgun sequence contains the following coding sequences:
- the LOC136320042 gene encoding taste receptor type 2 member 46-like, protein MINSLLSIFFILIIPEFILGNFANGFIALVNCIAWLKRQKISCADRILTALAISRIGLLWLMGLSWYVILFNPVLNRSEVRTIAYIAWAVCNHFTVWLATSLSIFYLLKIANFSSLLFRHLKWKAERVVLMILLGTLVFLVCQVATIGIEGKLQMDKCKGNFTWETNCKDIVHFSIMTVFILANFIPFIISMTIFLLLIFSLWKHLRKMQLGGKGSQDPSTEVHVRAMQSVASFLLLSVVYFLAQIITTWSSNTLKNKPVFMLCQVLAVLYASSHSFILIWGNKKLRQAFLSFLWQLRCW, encoded by the coding sequence ATGATAAATTcattattgagcatttttttcattctaataATACCAGAATTTATACTAGGAAATTTTGCCAATGGATTCATAGCACTAGTGAACTGCATTGCCTGGCTCAAAAGACAGAAGATCTCCTGTGCTGATCGAATCCTCACTGCTCTGGCTATCTCCAGAATTGGTTTGCTCTGGTTAATGGGATTAAGTTGGTATGTAATTTTGTTTAATCCAGTTTTAAATAGGTCAGAAGTAAGAACTATTGCTTATATTGCCTGGGCAGTATGCAATCATTTCACTGTCTGGCTTGCTACTAGCCTAAGCATATTTTATTTGCTGAAGATAGCCAATTTCTCCAGCCTTCTTTTCCGTCACCTAAAATGGAAAGCTGAAAGAGTGGTTCTCATGATACTCTTAGGTACTTTGGTGTTCTTGGTTTGTCAGGTTGCCACAATAGGCATAGAAGGAAAATTGCAGATGGATAAATGTAAAGGAAACTTTACTTGGGAGACCAACTGCAAGGACATTGTACACTTTTCAATTATGACTGTTTTCATACTTGCAAACTTTATACCCTTTATTATATCCATGACAATTTTTCTGCTCTTAATCTTTTCCCTGTGGAAACATCTCAGGAAGATGCAGCTCGGTGGCAAAGGATCTCAAGATCCCAGCACCGAGGTCCATGTAAGAGCAATGCAATCTGTGGCTTCCTTTCTCTTGCTATCTGTAGTTTACTTCCTGGCTCAAATAATCACAACTTGGAGTTCTAATACCCTGAAAAATAAGCCAGTTTTCATGCTCTGCCAGGTTCTTGCAGTCTTGTATGCTTCAAGCCACTCATTTATCCTGATTTGGGGGAACAAGAAGCTCCGACAAGCCTTTCTGTCATTTCTGTGGCAGCTGAGGTGCTggtga